In Paracoccus contaminans, the genomic stretch ACAATCCCGCGCTGGTCCATGGCGGGCCTTTCGCCAATATCGCCCATGGCTGCAATTCGGTGATCGCCACGCGCACGGCGCTGCGCCTGTCGGACTATGTGGTGACCGAGGCCGGCTTCGGCGCCGATCTGGGGGCCGAAAAGTTTCTGGACATCAAGTGCCGCAAGGCAGGGTTGGCCCCGGAAGCGGTGGTGTTGGTCGCCACCGTCCGCGCGCTCAAGATGAACGGCGGCGTTGCCAAGGCCGACCTTGCGGCCGAGGATGTGGACGCCGTGCGCCGCGGCGCCATCAACCTGACGCGGCATATCCAGAACCTGCGCGGCTTCGGCCTGCCGCTGGTGGTGGCGGTCAACCACTTCGCCACCGATACCGAGGCGGAAATCGACGCCCTGACCGAGGCCGCCGCGGCCGAGGGGGTGCGTGCCATTCAGTGCCGCCACTGGGCGATGGGCGGCGCAGGCGCCGAGGATCTGGCGCGCGAGGTTGTGCGCCTGGCCGGCCAGCCGTCCGATTTCCGCCTGCTCTATCCTGATTCGATGACGCTGTGGGACAAGATCGTGACCATCGCCACCCGCATCTATCGCGCCGGCCATGTCGAGGCATCGCCCGCCGTCCGCCAGCAGCTTGCCGAATGGCAGGCCGATCACGGGCATCTGCCGGTCTGCATGGCCAAGACGCCCTACAGCTTTTCGGCCGATCCCGCGGCACTGGGCGCACCCGAAGGCTTTGCCTTGCCCGTGCGCGAGGTGCGCCTGGCGGCGGGGGCGGGCTTTGTCGTGGCCATCTGCGGCGACATCATGACCATGCCGGGCCTGCCGCGCGAGCCGGCGGCCAACCGCATCCGCCTTGATGCGGCCGGCAATGTCGAGGGGCTGTTCTGATGGACGATCTGGCAATCGCGCTGGCATCCGCCGATCCTGCCGCCGCGCTGCCTGCCTTCGAGGCGCTGGTTCAGGCCCGCGTGGGCGCGCGGCTGTTCACCATCATGCGATTCGATGCGGCAACAGGCCTCAGCCGCCGCATCTGGACCAACGCCCCCGAGGTTTATCCGGTCGGCGGGGAAAAGCCGCTGCCGGACAATGCATGGACCGGCCATGTCATTCATCAGCGCAGGGATTGGGTCGCCAACACCCCGGACGAGGTTGCGGCGATGCTGTTTGATCATGAAACCATCGCCCGCCTGGGTTGCGGCGCGGCGCTGAACATGCCCGTGGTGGTGGCAGGCGAGGTGCTGGGCACGGTGAACCTGCTGGACGCGGCGGGGCATTTCACGCCCCAGCGGCTGGCCGCGGCGCGCGCCCTGCGCGTTCCTGCGGCCGCGGTGATGATGCGTGCGGCGTGGCGCTGACCGTCTTTGACCGCATCATCGCCGATCGCGGATCGGTCTATGCCGTGTCCGGCGGACCGGCCTTGGGCCGCGCCGCCGTTGATGCGGCGCTGGCCGAGCTGAAAACCCAGCGCCGCTTTGCCAGGGCAACCCACAACAGCTGGGCTGCCCGCCTGGGCGGGGCGGGGACAAAGGCCGATGACGGCGAAGCCGGGGCAGGGGCGATCATCCTGCGCATGATGGAAACCGAGGGGCTGGACGATCACCTGATCATCGTCACCCGCTGGTATGGCGGCAAGCACCTGGGCGGCGATCGCTTTCGGCACGTCATCGGCGCGGTGCGGCACTATCTTGCGCACCGGCCGCGCTGATCGTGGTAGGGCCGGAGGGACTTGAACCCCCAACCAAGGCGTTATGAGCGCCCTGCTCTGACCATTGAGCTACAGCCCCGCCCCTTTCGCCTAGTCATCCGCCGCGCCGGGGTCAAGCGGGCGCAGAGCCGGGCGGGCGGGGCGGCACAAGTCGGCGCGTTGCCTGCCGGGCCCCCTTGCGCTATCTGGGACCAGCCCTAGCCGGAGAGCCGCCATGACCGACAAGACCGCCCTAAGCTATGCCGACGCTGGCGTGGACATCGATGCGGGCAATGCGCTGGTGGACCGGATCAAACCGGCCGCCAGGGCGACCGATCGTCCGGGCGTGATGTCGGGGCTTGGCGGCTTTGGCGCGCTGTTTGACCCGCGCGCGGCCGGCTATGCCGATCCGGTGCTGGTGGCGGCGACCGACGGGGTGGGCACCAAGCTGCGCATCGCCATCGACACCGGGCGGGTGGACGGCGTCGGCATCGACCTCGTGGCGATGTGCGTCAACGACCTTGTCTGCCAGGGGGCCGAGCCGCTGTTCTTCCTGGATTACTTCGCCACCGGCAAGCTGGCCGTGGAACAGGCCGCGCAAGTGGTCGAAGGCATTGCCGAGGGTTGCCGGCGATCGGGCTGCGCGCTGATCGGGGGCGAGACGGCCGAGATGCCGGGCATGTATCAAGCGGGCGATTTCGACCTGGCCGGCTTTGCCGTGGGCGCGATGGAACGCGGGTGCCACCTGCCGCAGGACGTGGCCGAGGGCGACGTGCTGCTGGGCCTTGGCTCGGACGGGGTTCATTCCAACGGCTATTCGCTGGTCCGCCGCATCGTCGAACGCACAGGGCTGGCCTGGGACGCGCCATCGCCCTTTGGCAAGGGAACGCTGGGGCAGGGCCTGCTGGCGCCGACGCGGCTTTACGTCAGGCCGGTGCTGGCGGCGATCCGGGCAGGGGGCGTGCATGCTGCCGCCCATATCACCGGCGGCGGCATCACCGAGAACCTGCCGCGCGTCCTGCCCGAAGGCATGGGCGCCGAGGTGGATCTGGACAGCTGGCAGGCCCCGCCGGTGTTCCGGTGGCTGGCCGAGGAAGGGCGCGTGCCCGAAGGCGAGATGCTCAAGACCTTCAACTGCGGGATCGGCATGATCCTCGTGGTTGCGCCGGACCGGGCCGGGGCCCTGGCCGAACAGCTGCGCCAAGAGAGTGAGCAGGTGGTGCCGCTGGGCACGGTCGGCGGGGCTGCCGGCGTGCGCTATGCCGGGGCACTGTGGTAAGGCGCGTCGCGATCCTGATTTCGGGCGGAGGGTCGAACATGCTGGCCTTGGCGGCCAGCATGACGGGCGATCATCCGGCGCGCCCGGTGCTGGTGCTGTCGAACGATCCGGGTGCCGCGGGTCTGGGCCGCGCGGCGGCCCTGGGCATCCGCACGGCTGCGGTCGATCATCGCCCTTTCGGCACAGATCGCGCGGCCTTCGAAGCCGCGCTTTTGCAGCCGCTGCTCGCCGCCCGGCCGGACATCGTCTGCCTTGCCGGCTTCATGCGCATCCTGACACCCGCTTTCGTGGACCGCTTTGCCGGGCGGTTGCTGAACATCCACCCTTCGCTGCTGCCGAAATATCCCGGCCTTCACACCCATGCCCGCGCCATCGAGGCAGGCGATGCCGAGGCGGGGGCAACGGTCCACCTAGTCACGCCGGTGCTTGATGACGGCCCGATCCTGGGCCAGGCGCGGGTGCCGGTGCTTGCGGGTGACACGCCCGAGACGCTGGCGGCACGGGTGCTGGTATCGGAACACCGGCTCTATCCGGCGGTGCTGCGGCGCTATGCCGCTGGAAACGCCGAACGGATCGATCTCTAATTCTTCTGCACGCAAATATCCCGCGGGGGTCCGGGGGCGCGAAGCCCCCGGTTTCTCAGCGCTCGGGCAGCAGCCCGCGCGGCGCAAAGCGCAGCACCAGCAAAAGCACCAGCCCCATCGCGACGAAGCGCATCTGGGGCGCGCTTTCGATCAGATGCGATCTCAGCGCCCCTTCCGGCAGCGGCAGGGTAACCAGCCCCATCAACGCCGGCCCCCACACCTCGGCCTTGATCCACAGGAACCAGATCAGCAGCGCCCCCAGCACCGCCCCCCAGTTGTTGCCCGATCCGCCGACGATCACCATGACCCAGATCAGGAAGGTGTGCCGCAGCGGATTATAGCCGCCCGGCGCCATCAGCCCGTCCATCGTCACCATCATCGCGCCCGACAGCCCGATCACCGCCGAGCCGAGCACGAACAGCTGCAGATGGCACCGCGTCACGTCCTTGCCCATCGCCCGCGCCGCCGTCTCGTTGTCGCGGATCGCCCGCATCATCCGCCCCCAGGGCGAATGCAGCGCCAGCTCCGACAGCAGGATCAGCGTCAGCAGGATCGCCACGAAGATGGCCAGATAGCACAGCTTGACATAGATCCCCGAGGCCGTCGCCACATCCATGCCCCAGCGCGCGGCCGCGGCGACGAAATCGGGATCGGATTGCAGCCCCAGTTCATAGGGAACAGGCCGGGGGATGCCGGTCATGTTCAGCACGCCGCGCGCCAGCCATCCTTCGTTCTTGAGAATGGTGACGATGATCTCGCCGATCCCCAGCGTCGCAATGGCCAGATAATCCGAGCGCAGCCCCAGCGCGACCTTGCCCACGCCCAATGCCGCCAGCGCCGCAAAGCCCATCCCCACAGGCCAGCTGAGCAGAACCGGCAGGCCCAGTCCGCCGATATTGCCCGCCTTGGCGGGGTTGTTCGCCTCGATCGCGGCGACGGCGGGATCAAAGATCGCGCGCGTCACGACATAGCCCGCGATCAGGATCAGGGCGGGCACCCATAGCCGGGCCATCTGGCCCAGGCGCCGCCCCGCGGTGACCGCCAGAATCAGCGTGACCAGCCCTGCCGCCAGGGCCAGCGCCAGCCGCGGCCCACCCGCCGCCCAGGCCCCCGCGACCGGCGGGGTCGAGACCAGCACCGGCGCCAGCCCCCCCAGCGCCACGAAGCCCACGACCCCGGCATTGAACAGCCCGCCATAACCCCAGGTCATGTTGACGCCCAGGGCCGTGATTGCCGAGATCAGACCGACATTCAGAATGGCCAGCGCGCTGTTCCACGAGCCCGAGAACATCGCATTGGACAGGCTGCCCTCAAGAATGAACAGCGCGGCCAGCGCCCCGAACAGCAGCGGCGCGCGCCACGGGCCGGCCGGGGCATCCGCCTGACGGGAATTGGACATCGGCCCCCTCGCTCAATAGGCCTTGCCGCGGAACAGCCCGGTGGGGCGGACCAGCAGCACGACGATAAGGATGACAAAGCTGATCGCCAGCTTGTATTCGGTGCCCAGCATCTGCAGCAGGCCGGCAGGCTCGAACCCCAGATATTCGGCGATCTTCTTCCACGGATAGGTCAGCGCGACCTCGGAAAAGGCGATCAGGAACCCGCCGGCGATCGCGCCCAGCGGGTTGCCGAGGCCGCCCACCACGGCCGCCGCAAAGACCGGCAGCAGGATCTGAAAATAGTTGAACGCCTTGAAGGACTTGTCCAGCCCATAAAGGGTTCCTGCCAGCACGCCCAGCGCGGTTGCGATGATCCATGTCAGGCGCACGACCCTGTCCGGGTCGATCCCCGACAAAAGCGCCAGATCTTCGTTGTCGGCATAGGCGCGCATCGCCTTGCCGGCGCGGGTCCGGTTCAGAAAGACAAACAGCGCCCATACCGCCGCCGCCGCGATCACCAGGGTGATCGCCTGCGTGGTGCGCAGTGACAGCCCTTCGGCAAGGCCGCTCCATCTCTTGAAGTCGGCGACCGAAATGACAAAGCGCGCGCCATCGGCGAACTGGATCTCTCCGACCCCGATGACCAGGCGGGTCAGGCCGTTCATCACGAACATGACGCCGACCGACGCCATGACAACGACGATCGGTTTGGCCCGCACCCGGCGATAATAGCGATAGACCCAACGGTCGGTCAGCAGCACCAGCGCGGCCGTGGCCGCGATCGCCGCGGGCAGGGCCAGCAGCGCCGTGGGCAGCGGCCCAAGCCCGACACCCAGCGATTGCAGCAGCCACGTCAGCAGGATGCAGATCGCGGTGCCGAAGGCCATCGTGTCGCCATGGGCAAAGTTCGAGAAGCGCAGGATGCCATAGATCAGCGTGACCCCCAGCGCGCCCAAGGCAAGCTGCGCGCCATAAGCCGCAGCGGGGATCACCACGAAATTGAGGATCGCGACCAGCGCGTTCAGCATGTCCATCAAAGCCTTCCCCCAGGGCTGCAGGCAAGGCCCCGCGCCATGTCGTCTGCGGCATCGCCCTCCCTGGCGGTTGTCATGGATCAGCCCCCCAGGAAGGTGCGGCGCACCTCGGCATCAGCCATCAGTTCGGCCCCCGTGCCGGTATAGCGGTTGGCGCCCTGCACCAGAACATAGCCGATATCGGCGATTTCCAGCGCCTGACGGGCATTCTGTTCGACCATCAGGATGGATATGCCGGTGCGGGCAATCTCGATGATACGGTCGAACAGCTCGTCCATGACGATCGGGCTGACCCCGGCGGTCGGCTCGTCCAGCATCAGCAGCTTTGGCCGCGTCATCAGGGCGCGCCCCACGGCAACCTGCTGGCGCTGGCCCCCCGACAATTCGCCCGCGTTCTGGCGGCGTTTGCCGGCGATGGCGGGGAACAGGTGATAGACCTGTTCCAGCGTGGCGCGGAAATCGTCACTGCGGATGAAGGCGCCCATCTCAAGGTTTTCCTCGACCGTCATGGTCGGGAAGACATTGCCAAGCTGGGGCACAAACCCCATTCCGCGCCGGACCCGGTCCTGGGGGGACAGGGCCGCGATGTCCTGGCCGTCCAGCAGAACGGTTCCCTCGCGCAGGCTTACCATGCCAAAGACGGCCTTCATAGCGGTGGACTTGCCCGCGCCGTTCGGGCCGACGATCACGGCGATCTGGCCAGGGTCAACGATCAGGTCGCAGCCGTTCAGGATGTCGGCCTTGCCATAGCCGCCGCGCATCCCGGTCGCGGAAAGAAAAGCCTGGCTCATGGGCGCTGTTCCCCGCTTGCCGGATCGTCGCCCTGGGCTGCCAGCCATGGCCGCCCGTCCAGCCGCCGGCCGGGGGCCGCCCCGGCGGGCCGGCCGTCGCCGCCCTGACCAGCCTCGTCGCCAAGGCCCGGCTGGGCGCCATGCGCCTCGCCCAACTGTGTTTCCTCGGCAGCCTCGACCATGACCTTGTTCTTGAGGCCGCGGCCCAGATAGGCCTCGACCACCGCCTCGTTCGCCATGATCGAATCGGCCGGCCCCTCGGCCAGCACCTTGCCCTCGGCCATCACGATGACCGGGTCGCACAGCTTGCCGATGAAATCCATGTCATGTTCGATCACGCAAAAGGTATAGCCGCGCTCGCGGTTCAGCCGCACGATTGCATCGGCAATGGTCATCAGCAGCGTGCGGTTCACGCCCGCGCCAACCTCGTCCAGGAAAACGATCTTGGCATCGACCATCATGCAGCGGCCCAGCTCCAGCAGCTTTTTCTGCCCGCCCGACAGGTTGCCGGCCTTTTCCTCGGCGACGTGGCTGATTGTCAGGAAATCCAGCACCGCATCGGCGCGGGCGCGCAGCGCGCGTTCCTCGCCGGCAATGCGCTTGCGGCCGAACCAGCTGTTCCACAGCACCTCGCCCGTCTGTCCGCCGGGGACCATCATCAGGTTCTCGCGCACCGTCATCGAGGAAAACTCGTGCGCCATCTGAAAGGTGCGCAGCAGCCCGCGGTGAAACAGCGCATGGGGGGGCAGGCCGGTGATATCCTCGCCGTCCATGATGACGCGCCCCGAGGTGGGCGGCAAAACGCCCGCGATCACGTTGAACAGGGTCGATTTGCCCGCCCCGTTCGGGCCGATCAGCCCGGTGATCGAGCCGGTGCGGATCGTGATGCTGGCACCGTCCACGGCGCGAAAGCCGCCGAAATGCCGGTGCAGGTCATGGACCTCGATCATTCGTACCCCGTTCCTGTATCGCCCCGTGCCCGGCAGGGATGGCTGCCCCTGCCGGGCACGGTCCGGCGGCCTGCGCGGTCAGCGGAAGCCCACGGTATTCTGCTTGCCGCCCTTGAAATCAACCTCGCGATAGGTGCCGGCGCTTTCGCCCGGTTCGACGAATTCGACGGCGCTGGCGCCGACATAGTCGATGTCCTTGCCTGCCGCGATCAGCTCCAGCGCCTTGGCCAGCTCGCCGGCCATGATCTTTTCGCCGGGCGCATTGGCGATATCCATCACCTTGTCCTTGTAGAGCTTCGGGTCGGTGGAGCCGGCCGCCTGCATCGCCATGATCAGCAGCGCCGCCGCGTCATAGGCTTCGCCCGAGAACACGGCGCTGCCGTCAAAGCCGGCCGTCTTTGCGGCGGCCAGATAGCGGTCATGGCTTTCCCCTTCGGACGAAGGCATCTGGCCGAAGGATTTTTCCAGGTCGGCCCCGAACTTGTCCACGAGGGCCTGCGTGATCATGCCATCGACAAAGACGAAGCTGTCAAAGGCCCCGGCATCCAGCGACCCGCGCACGATGCCCGATCCGCCCTGATCGACATAGCCGGCCACCACCAGCGCCTCGCCCCCCGCCGCCGCCAGCGCGCCGACATCGGCGGAATAGTCGGCCTTGCCGTCATCATGGGCCGCAACGATGGTGATCTTGCCGCCCTTCTTTTCGAATGCGGTGCGGAACGACTCGGCCAGGCCCTTGCCGTAATCGTTATTGGTATAGGTCACAGCGACGGTCTTGATGCCGCGGCTGAGGATGATGTCGGCCATCACCTCGCCCTGGCGGGCATCCGATGGCGAGGTGCGGAAGAAAAAGCCCCTGTCCTCGATCGTCGTCAGCGCGGGCGAGGTGGCCGAGGGCGCGATCATCACCATGCCGTTCGGCACGGCCACCTTTTCAAGGCTGGCGATGGTTTCGCCCGAGCACATCCCGCCCACGATGCCGCTGACCTTGTCCGAGGTCACCAGCCGCTCGACCGCGGCGACCGAGGCGGCGGCGTCCGAGCAGGTGTTGTCGGCCTGCACGACGCTCAGACTGTCGCCCTTCAGGAACTTGCCCGAGCCGGTCGCCTCTTTCGCGGCCAGCTCGACCCCCTTCAGCATCGGCGGGGCCATCGATTCCAGCGGCCCGGTAAAGCCCAGCGAGACGCCGATCTTGACATCCGCGGCCATCGCCCCGCCTGCGCCAAGCGCGAGGGCAGCGGCACCCATCAGAAAACGGTTCATCTTCTCTCCCTTTGGTGCGGGCGGGTCGGTCGTTCGTTGCCGGCCGCCTGTCATGTCGCCCGTCCGCGCCTTGCCGCGCAAGACCGGCAGTGAAAGGCCCCGGCCTTGCAGCCGGGGCCTGGCGGCATCAGTGGATGCGGACGACGTTCAGCGTGCCGCCCTTGAAATCCACCTCGCGATAGGTGCCGGCGCTTTCGCCCGGATCGACGAACTCGACGGCGCTTGCGCCGTCATAGTCGATGTCTTGGCCCGCCGCGATCAGCTCCAGCCCCTTGGCCAGTTCGCCCGGTCCGATCTTTTCGCCGGGGGCGTTCGCCACCTCCATCACCTTGTCCTTGTAGACCTTGGGATCGCTGGACTTGGCAGCCTCCATCGCCAGCAGAATGAGGGCGGTGGCATCATAGGATTCGCCGGTAAAGGCCGAGGTGCCGTCAAAGCCTGCGGCCTTGGCAAGCCCGCCGAAGCTGTCGCGCCCCGCGCCCTCGGACGAGGGGTTCTGGCCGAAGGAGGTTTCCAGTTCCGCGCCGAACTTGTCCACGACCGGCTGGCCGATCATCCCGTCGGGCAGGATGAAGGTCGAGAAGGCCCCCGCATCCAGCACGCCGCGCATGATGCCCGAGCCGCCCTGGTCCACATAGCCCACGACCGCCAGCGCATCGCCCCCCGCCGCCGAAAGGGCGCCGACCTCGGCCGAATAGTCGGCCTTGCCGTCCTCATGCGCGGCAACGATCGTC encodes the following:
- a CDS encoding ABC transporter substrate-binding protein, which codes for MRKLLAATAVAALTGGAGWAEDVKIGLSMGFTGPLESMSPNMAQSAEMAIREVSDSGKLLGGSKVQAVRADSTCADAAAAVTAVERLVTAEKVNGIVGGMCSGETIASLEKVGVPNGIVMISPSATSPALTDIDDKGFFFRTSPSDARQGEVMADIAAERGVKSVAITYTNNDYGKGLAESFKNAFEKKGGKVTIVAAHEDGKADYSAEVGALSAAGGDALAVVGYVDQGGSGIMRGVLDAGAFSTFILPDGMIGQPVVDKFGAELETSFGQNPSSEGAGRDSFGGLAKAAGFDGTSAFTGESYDATALILLAMEAAKSSDPKVYKDKVMEVANAPGEKIGPGELAKGLELIAAGQDIDYDGASAVEFVDPGESAGTYREVDFKGGTLNVVRIH
- a CDS encoding branched-chain amino acid ABC transporter permease, whose amino-acid sequence is MSNSRQADAPAGPWRAPLLFGALAALFILEGSLSNAMFSGSWNSALAILNVGLISAITALGVNMTWGYGGLFNAGVVGFVALGGLAPVLVSTPPVAGAWAAGGPRLALALAAGLVTLILAVTAGRRLGQMARLWVPALILIAGYVVTRAIFDPAVAAIEANNPAKAGNIGGLGLPVLLSWPVGMGFAALAALGVGKVALGLRSDYLAIATLGIGEIIVTILKNEGWLARGVLNMTGIPRPVPYELGLQSDPDFVAAAARWGMDVATASGIYVKLCYLAIFVAILLTLILLSELALHSPWGRMMRAIRDNETAARAMGKDVTRCHLQLFVLGSAVIGLSGAMMVTMDGLMAPGGYNPLRHTFLIWVMVIVGGSGNNWGAVLGALLIWFLWIKAEVWGPALMGLVTLPLPEGALRSHLIESAPQMRFVAMGLVLLLVLRFAPRGLLPER
- the purN gene encoding phosphoribosylglycinamide formyltransferase is translated as MLALAASMTGDHPARPVLVLSNDPGAAGLGRAAALGIRTAAVDHRPFGTDRAAFEAALLQPLLAARPDIVCLAGFMRILTPAFVDRFAGRLLNIHPSLLPKYPGLHTHARAIEAGDAEAGATVHLVTPVLDDGPILGQARVPVLAGDTPETLAARVLVSEHRLYPAVLRRYAAGNAERIDL
- the purM gene encoding phosphoribosylformylglycinamidine cyclo-ligase, producing the protein MTDKTALSYADAGVDIDAGNALVDRIKPAARATDRPGVMSGLGGFGALFDPRAAGYADPVLVAATDGVGTKLRIAIDTGRVDGVGIDLVAMCVNDLVCQGAEPLFFLDYFATGKLAVEQAAQVVEGIAEGCRRSGCALIGGETAEMPGMYQAGDFDLAGFAVGAMERGCHLPQDVAEGDVLLGLGSDGVHSNGYSLVRRIVERTGLAWDAPSPFGKGTLGQGLLAPTRLYVRPVLAAIRAGGVHAAAHITGGGITENLPRVLPEGMGAEVDLDSWQAPPVFRWLAEEGRVPEGEMLKTFNCGIGMILVVAPDRAGALAEQLRQESEQVVPLGTVGGAAGVRYAGALW
- a CDS encoding formate--tetrahydrofolate ligase, with the protein product MLTDIEIARAAAKRPIAEIAARLGIGAEGILPYGHDKAKISPEVIAGLGGRPMGRLVLVTAINPTPAGEGKTTTTVGLGDALNRIGQRATICIREASLGPNFGMKGGAAGGGRAQVVPMEDMNLHFTGDFHAVTSAHNLLAAMIDNHIHWGNALDIDPRRITWRRVMDMNDRALRDVVLGLGGPANGVPRESGFDITVASEVMAILCLAGDLADLQDRLRRIVVARSRAGRPVTARDLHADGAMTVLLRDALQPNLVQTLENNPALVHGGPFANIAHGCNSVIATRTALRLSDYVVTEAGFGADLGAEKFLDIKCRKAGLAPEAVVLVATVRALKMNGGVAKADLAAEDVDAVRRGAINLTRHIQNLRGFGLPLVVAVNHFATDTEAEIDALTEAAAAEGVRAIQCRHWAMGGAGAEDLAREVVRLAGQPSDFRLLYPDSMTLWDKIVTIATRIYRAGHVEASPAVRQQLAEWQADHGHLPVCMAKTPYSFSADPAALGAPEGFALPVREVRLAAGAGFVVAICGDIMTMPGLPREPAANRIRLDAAGNVEGLF
- a CDS encoding branched-chain amino acid ABC transporter permease, with the protein product MDMLNALVAILNFVVIPAAAYGAQLALGALGVTLIYGILRFSNFAHGDTMAFGTAICILLTWLLQSLGVGLGPLPTALLALPAAIAATAALVLLTDRWVYRYYRRVRAKPIVVVMASVGVMFVMNGLTRLVIGVGEIQFADGARFVISVADFKRWSGLAEGLSLRTTQAITLVIAAAAVWALFVFLNRTRAGKAMRAYADNEDLALLSGIDPDRVVRLTWIIATALGVLAGTLYGLDKSFKAFNYFQILLPVFAAAVVGGLGNPLGAIAGGFLIAFSEVALTYPWKKIAEYLGFEPAGLLQMLGTEYKLAISFVILIVVLLVRPTGLFRGKAY
- a CDS encoding ABC transporter ATP-binding protein — translated: MSQAFLSATGMRGGYGKADILNGCDLIVDPGQIAVIVGPNGAGKSTAMKAVFGMVSLREGTVLLDGQDIAALSPQDRVRRGMGFVPQLGNVFPTMTVEENLEMGAFIRSDDFRATLEQVYHLFPAIAGKRRQNAGELSGGQRQQVAVGRALMTRPKLLMLDEPTAGVSPIVMDELFDRIIEIARTGISILMVEQNARQALEIADIGYVLVQGANRYTGTGAELMADAEVRRTFLGG
- a CDS encoding ABC transporter substrate-binding protein yields the protein MNRFLMGAAALALGAGGAMAADVKIGVSLGFTGPLESMAPPMLKGVELAAKEATGSGKFLKGDSLSVVQADNTCSDAAASVAAVERLVTSDKVSGIVGGMCSGETIASLEKVAVPNGMVMIAPSATSPALTTIEDRGFFFRTSPSDARQGEVMADIILSRGIKTVAVTYTNNDYGKGLAESFRTAFEKKGGKITIVAAHDDGKADYSADVGALAAAGGEALVVAGYVDQGGSGIVRGSLDAGAFDSFVFVDGMITQALVDKFGADLEKSFGQMPSSEGESHDRYLAAAKTAGFDGSAVFSGEAYDAAALLIMAMQAAGSTDPKLYKDKVMDIANAPGEKIMAGELAKALELIAAGKDIDYVGASAVEFVEPGESAGTYREVDFKGGKQNTVGFR
- a CDS encoding GAF domain-containing protein, producing the protein MDDLAIALASADPAAALPAFEALVQARVGARLFTIMRFDAATGLSRRIWTNAPEVYPVGGEKPLPDNAWTGHVIHQRRDWVANTPDEVAAMLFDHETIARLGCGAALNMPVVVAGEVLGTVNLLDAAGHFTPQRLAAARALRVPAAAVMMRAAWR
- a CDS encoding YigZ family protein, which gives rise to MALTVFDRIIADRGSVYAVSGGPALGRAAVDAALAELKTQRRFARATHNSWAARLGGAGTKADDGEAGAGAIILRMMETEGLDDHLIIVTRWYGGKHLGGDRFRHVIGAVRHYLAHRPR